In one Xiphophorus couchianus chromosome 17, X_couchianus-1.0, whole genome shotgun sequence genomic region, the following are encoded:
- the LOC114161002 gene encoding SLIT-ROBO Rho GTPase-activating protein 1-like isoform X4, which yields MSNSNKSKKDKEILAEYESQVKDVRAQLAEQQRCLEQQTEMRVQLLQDLQDFFRKKAEIETEYSRNLEKLAERFMAKTRSTKDHQQYKKDQNLLSPVNCWYLLLNQVRRESKDHATLSDLYLNNVISRLTHISEDSARLLKRSKEILQQLQDDLMKLLNELYTVMKTYHMYNAEMISAETKLREAERQEGRVKGVSGSGGGVEPVFGLRIEERHQRRNAARKMEKMREKRKAKYSENKLKTLKARNEYLLTLEATNASVFKYYIHDLPDIIDCCDLGYHSSLSRALKTYLSAELSLEASRRAGLEVLEGAVENLDPARDRQRLLGLYPTAFCPPQRFGFQAHMGDTTTQIASQPQVQAELSLRLTQLQTRLASLKIENEEVKKTWGATLTTLQDMTVLDDCDVSQSFTHSPSSESVKSSVSDGYLNKPSLAKRRANQQETELFYFNKFREYLEGSNLISKLQAKHDILKKALAEGYKSELLTTSRGRKNSHSKHQDSTKAIPLLVESCIRYINLHGLQHQGIFRVSGSQVEVNDIKNCFERGNDPLIDEESNHDINSVAGVLKLYFRGLENPLFPKDRFNDLISCVRMENLYERAQCIRKILLGVPRATLVVMRYLFAFLNHLSQYSDENMMDTGNLAIVFGPTLLPTPDALDQVACQAHVNEVIKTVILHHDNIFPDIKELPGPVYEKCMTGDQYCESPFSEPGALEETEPDAGTETQTSDEEGEAVEAVARFDYVGRSGRELSFKKGASLQLFQRASHDWWEGRLNGSRGLVPHQYIVVKDRADAMSDTLSQKADSDGGSSSTEDKRSRSELSSPTDIRPPENFNSHRRKRTDGLFRRPLCRSNDNHGNSGVMERSSPPVTGHFSPRDLLLGRGQGMTPPLDSPERRRRSAAVTMTVSRHDSLRRPEDTPIRRSSSGQHSFSDSLRSRVMDAETLAQDIEETVSVALGELRQLERPDRRPAPDVVLDTLDQVKNGPVASCSSESPSPHSTPSTPGTPGTPGTPGTPSPLSPMSPISPLPGPPRPANPSPDALGSFKPVAAARMGAPLRPPALRPKPAVPPKSSTPPLAPPLDKSCTM from the exons ATGTGCGGGCCCAGTTGGCGGAGCAGCAGCGCTGCCTGGAGCAGCAGACGGAGATGCGGGTGCAGCTGCTTCAGGACCTGCAGGACTTCTTCAGGAAGAAGGCCGAGATCGAAACGGAGTATTCCAGGAACCTGGAGAAGCTCGCAGAGCGCTTCATGGCCAAAACACGCAGCACAAAAGATCATCAGCAATACAA GAAGGATCAGAATCTGCTTTCTCCGGTTAACTGCTGGTACTTGTTGCTAAACCAG gtgaGGAGGGAGAGCAAAGACCACGCCACCCTCAGTGATCTCTACCTGAACAACGTCATCAGCCGTCTGACGCACATCAGCGAGGATTCGGCTCGGCTCCTGAAAAGG agtaaagaaatcctccagcagctgcaggacgaCCTCATGAAGCTTCTGAACGAGCTTTACACG GTGATGAAGACGTATCACATGTACAACGCGGAGATGATCAGCGCGGAGACCAAGCTGCGGGAGGCGGAGCGGCAGGAGGGCCGCGTGAAGGGCGTGTCCGGGTCGGGCGGCGGGGTGGAGCCTGTGTTCGGCCTGCGGATAGAGGAGCGCCACCAGAGGCGCAACGCCGCCCGCAAGATGGAGAAGATGAGAGAGAAG AGGAAGGCGAAATACTCGGAGAACAAACTGAAGACTCTGAAAGCCAGAAATGAGTATTTACTGACTCTGGAGGCGACCAATGCCTCCGTGTTTAAATACTACATCCACGATCTGCCCGACATCATCGAC TGCTGTGACTTAGGGTACCACTCCAGTCTGAGCCGGGCGTTGAAGACCTACCTATCCGCCGAACTGAGCCTTGAAGCCTCCAGGCGGGCGGGCCTGGAGGTGCTGGAGGGGGCTGTGGAGAACCTGGACCCGGCCCGCGACAGGCAGCGTCTGCTGGGCCTCTACCCTACTGCCTTCTGCCCACCGCAGCGCTTCGGATTCCAGGCGCACATGGGCGACACA ACGACCCAGATCGCCTCCCAGCCGCAGGTCCAGGCTGAGCTGTCGCTGCGCCTCACTCAGCTCCAGACCCGCCTGGCGTCCCTGAAGATCGAGAACGAAGAG GTGAAAAAGACCTGGGGAGCCACTCTGACCACGCTGCAGGACATGACGGTGCTGGACGACTGCGACGTGTCGCAGAGCTTCACCCACAGCCCGTCCTCCGAGTCGGTCAAGTCCAGCGTGTCGGACGGCTACCTGAACAAACCCAGTCTGGCCAAGAGACGAGCCAACCAGCAGGAGACGGAGCTTTTCTACTTCAAT AAGTTTCGCGAGTATTTAGAGGGAAGTAATCTCATCTCGAAACTCCAGGCCAAACATGACATATTAAAGAAAGCCTTAGCTGAGG GATATAAATCTGAATTACTGACTACCAG TCGTGGGCGGAAGAACTCCCATAGCAAGCACCAG GATTCAACTAAAGCCATACCGCTGCTAGTGGAAAGCTGCATCCGCTACATTAATCTACACG GTCTTCAGCATCAGGGCATCTTCCGGGTTTCAGGCTCACAGGTAGAGGTCAACGACATCAAGAACTGCTTCGAGAGAG GTAACGACCCGCTCATAGACGAGGAGAGCAACCACGACATCAACTCTGTGGCCGGGGTGTTGAAGCTGTACTTCAGGGGTTTGGAGAACCCTCTGTTTCCAAAGGACAGGTTCAACGACCTCATTTCCTGCGTCC GGATGGAAAACCTGTATGAGAGAGCTCAGTGCATCAGGAAGATCCTGCTGGGCGTCCCGAGGGCCACACTGGTGGTGATGCGCTACCTGTTCGCCTTCCTCAACCA CCTCTCCCAGTACAGTGATGAGAACATGATGGACACTGGGAACCTGGCCATCGTGTTCGGCCCCACCCTCCTGCCGACGCCCGACGCGCTGGACCAGGTGGCCTGCCAGGCGCACGTCAATGAGGTCATCAAAACGGTCATCCTGCACCACGACAACATCTTTCCCGACATCAAGGAGCTTCCAGGCCCGGTTTATGAGAAGTGCATGACCGGCGACCAGTACTG CGAGAGTCCGTTCAGCGAGCCTGGGGCCCTGGAGGAGACCGAGCCGGACGCCGGTACCGAGACCCAGACCAGCGACGAGG AGGGCGAGGCCGTGGAAGCGGTGGCCCGGTTCGACTACGTGGGCCGGTCCGGCCGCGAGCTGTCCTTCAAGAAGGGCGCGTCGCTGCAGCTGTTCCAGCGCGCGTCGCATGACTGGTGGGAGGGCCGGCTGAACGGCAGCCGCGGCCTGGTGCCTCATCAGTACATCGTGGTGAAGGACAG GGCGGATGCCATGTCCGATACGCTCAGCCAGAAAGCCGACAGCGACGGGGGGAGCAGCAGCACCGAGGACAAGCGGTCCCGCAGCGAGCTGAGCTCCCCGACCGACATCAGACCGCCGGAGAACTTCAACAG CCACAGGAGGAAACGAACCGACGGTCTCTTCCGCCGCCCTCTCTGTCGCTCCAACGATAACCACGGCAACAGCGGCGTGATGGAGCGGAGCTCTCCGCCCGTGACGGGTCACTTCAGCCCCAGAGATCTCCTCCTAGGGCGGGGCCAGGGCATGACCCCGCCCCTCGACAGCCCGGAGCGCCGGCGCCGCTCCGCCGCCGTCACCATGACGGTGAGCCGCCACGACTCGCTGCGGAGGCCGGAGGACACGCCCATACGGCGCTCCAGCAGCGGGCAGCACAGCTTCAGCGACTCGCTGCGATCCAGAGTGATGGACGCCGAGACGCTGGCCCAG GACATCGAGGAGACGGTGAGCGTCGCCCTGGGCGAGCTGCGGCAGCTGGAGCGGCCGGACCGCCGGCCGGCGCCTGACGTGGTTCTGGACACACTGGATCAGGTGAAGAACGGCCCGGTCGCCAGCTGCTCCTCCGAGTCGCCTAGCCCTCACAGTACGCCCAGTACGCCGGGGACGCCCGGCACCCCGGGGACGCCCGGCACCCCCAGCCCGCTCAGCCCCATGAGCCCCATCAGCCCGCTGCCCGGCCCGCCCAGGCCCGCCAACCCGTCCCCCGACGCCCTGGGCTCTTTCAAGCCGGTGGCGGCTGCCCGCATGGGCGCCCCGCTGCGGCCCCCCGCCCTGAGACCCAAACCCGCGGTGCCCCCCAAAAGCAGCACCCCGCCTCTGGCGCCCCCGCTGGACAAATCCTGCACCATGTGA